Proteins encoded within one genomic window of Haloarcula marismortui ATCC 43049:
- a CDS encoding mandelate racemase/muconate lactonizing enzyme family protein produces the protein MEITGVSAVTVDVPLADLDEHLGIGPYVTNHGKLRSMERVLVRVDTDEGLSGWGEMRVFLSPEATESIIEDGVGPMIEGQSPFEIERLRRQVFVEYTNVDMFFAAVETACWDIVGKALDRPVYELLGGWTAPTQGTQQHRQSVDGDSTAPIEVPVAFCLGILSPEESRVKAREAHEAGFTVLKTKAGRDWRQDVERIRAMHDEVDGQLEFRLDPNQGWTLDQAVRVGAMLEDAGIYLQYMEQPIRVDAHRSLARLRQRLRQPIAPNEDTYISHNLQSLVEAGAMDVGVIDLTPAGGISGIRQQAAILEDAGVPFTHHCAFDLGIRTAAILHAFTGIPGFSLPPDSTYYGWEADIIERPFEVSNGCLPAPDGPGLGVSIDMAAIEEYRIT, from the coding sequence ATGGAGATAACTGGCGTGTCAGCGGTAACTGTAGATGTACCGTTGGCCGACTTGGATGAACACCTCGGAATCGGGCCGTACGTGACCAACCACGGAAAGTTACGTTCGATGGAACGCGTCCTCGTCCGTGTCGACACAGATGAGGGCCTTAGCGGCTGGGGCGAGATGCGTGTCTTCCTGTCACCGGAAGCCACCGAGTCGATTATCGAAGACGGAGTTGGGCCGATGATTGAGGGCCAGTCGCCGTTCGAAATCGAGCGACTCCGCCGGCAGGTGTTCGTCGAGTACACCAACGTCGATATGTTCTTTGCCGCCGTCGAAACGGCCTGCTGGGACATCGTCGGGAAAGCCCTCGATAGACCAGTGTACGAGCTGCTCGGCGGATGGACAGCACCGACACAGGGGACACAACAACACCGGCAAAGCGTTGATGGCGACAGTACTGCTCCTATTGAGGTCCCTGTTGCCTTCTGTCTCGGCATCCTCTCGCCCGAGGAGTCTCGTGTCAAAGCCCGAGAAGCGCACGAAGCGGGCTTCACTGTCCTCAAAACAAAGGCAGGACGGGACTGGCGACAGGATGTCGAGCGAATCAGAGCGATGCACGATGAGGTCGACGGACAGCTCGAATTTCGACTCGACCCGAATCAGGGCTGGACGCTCGACCAGGCGGTTCGGGTCGGCGCGATGCTCGAAGATGCGGGTATCTACCTGCAGTATATGGAACAGCCGATTCGCGTCGATGCACACAGATCGCTAGCCAGGCTCCGACAACGACTCCGCCAGCCGATCGCGCCGAACGAGGACACGTATATCTCGCATAATCTGCAATCGCTTGTCGAAGCTGGCGCGATGGATGTCGGCGTTATCGACCTGACCCCAGCCGGCGGCATCAGTGGAATTCGACAGCAGGCCGCCATCCTTGAAGACGCCGGGGTTCCCTTTACCCACCACTGTGCGTTCGACCTGGGGATTCGAACGGCGGCGATCCTCCACGCGTTCACCGGCATCCCGGGCTTTTCCTTGCCCCCAGATTCGACGTACTACGGCTGGGAGGCAGACATCATCGAGCGGCCGTTCGAGGTCAGCAACGGCTGCCTCCCGGCCCCGGACGGTCCTGGTCTCGGAGTTTCTATCGACATGGCTGCCATCGAGGAGTATCGAATCACATGA
- a CDS encoding carbohydrate ABC transporter permease, protein MTMAGHDRSSLRKVRLYGVLIGLLGIMMLPFYAMFSSTLKPESEIFAAPATLVPSDPSLQAYLQVWTQTDVLLWVGNSFIISVGTVVLTLLLAIPAAYSCARNDFVGKRTFLLSVLVVQMFAPVVLIVGLFDVISQMGLFNTYLAVIVPAAAFTLPFNVWMLYGYFKTIPVALEESARIDGASQLQILTKIVLPLTKPALVASVTYTFLYAWNRLLFVLTFLTDSAKYNIPRGVFSMVGALQTDWRMMLTVSVIGIIPLLILFAFLEEYIVAGMTAGAVKE, encoded by the coding sequence ATGACGATGGCAGGCCACGACCGGAGCAGTCTCCGCAAAGTCCGGCTCTACGGCGTGCTGATCGGACTACTCGGGATCATGATGTTGCCGTTCTACGCGATGTTCTCGAGTACGCTCAAGCCGGAGTCGGAGATCTTCGCTGCACCGGCGACTCTGGTCCCCAGCGACCCCAGCCTCCAGGCCTACCTGCAGGTCTGGACACAGACCGACGTGTTGCTCTGGGTCGGCAATAGCTTCATCATCTCGGTGGGGACGGTCGTGTTGACGCTTCTGCTGGCGATACCGGCCGCGTACTCGTGTGCCCGGAACGACTTCGTGGGGAAGCGAACCTTTCTCCTCTCCGTGCTGGTCGTCCAGATGTTCGCGCCGGTTGTGTTGATCGTCGGCCTCTTCGATGTTATCTCCCAGATGGGACTGTTCAACACCTATCTGGCTGTGATCGTCCCGGCGGCAGCGTTCACGCTGCCGTTCAACGTCTGGATGCTGTACGGGTATTTCAAGACGATCCCCGTCGCGCTCGAAGAGTCAGCGCGTATCGACGGCGCGAGCCAACTGCAGATCCTCACGAAGATCGTGCTCCCGCTCACGAAGCCGGCGCTGGTCGCCAGTGTCACCTACACGTTCCTCTACGCGTGGAATCGGCTGCTGTTCGTGCTTACCTTCCTCACTGACAGTGCGAAGTACAACATCCCTCGCGGGGTCTTCTCGATGGTCGGCGCGCTGCAGACCGACTGGCGGATGATGCTCACTGTGTCTGTGATTGGTATTATCCCACTCCTGATTTTGTTCGCCTTCCTAGAGGAGTATATCGTCGCTGGGATGACGGCTGGCGCGGTCAAGGAGTAG
- a CDS encoding carbohydrate ABC transporter permease codes for MSLAEEYTETSDDSRLERGLAYVQRNSRAYLLIAPAAVFLLAVVGYPIIETFRLSLYQSPADSNIETFVGLQHYVEIFNSDIFYRLLWQTGRWVVAGVAGKTLLGLLIAVHLKGDIRGRKFFRTAFLIPWGIPYAISAVVFRWIEHPQFGYLNAILLKLGIIEQGIGILGNPSLAWLGVVVADIWIGTPFMAIIFLAGLQSIPQELYEAAAIDGAEKWHQFRYITLPQLKSVVLIATLLSTIWTFVSFDVIWTMTGGGPISSTATLVIHIYQVGLQNGNLGRGAAYSVIGFLFLFGFAIIYLRIYTRGGDEL; via the coding sequence ATGAGTCTGGCAGAGGAATACACCGAAACGTCCGATGACTCACGTCTCGAACGAGGGCTGGCGTACGTCCAGCGCAATAGCCGAGCGTACCTCCTCATTGCTCCCGCAGCGGTGTTCCTGCTGGCCGTTGTCGGGTACCCGATCATCGAGACGTTTCGGCTATCGCTGTACCAGTCACCCGCCGACTCCAACATCGAGACGTTCGTGGGGCTGCAGCATTACGTCGAAATATTCAACAGCGACATCTTCTACCGACTGCTCTGGCAGACCGGTCGCTGGGTCGTCGCCGGTGTCGCGGGCAAGACACTGCTGGGACTGCTCATCGCCGTTCACCTCAAGGGAGATATCCGCGGTCGGAAGTTCTTCCGCACGGCGTTTCTCATCCCGTGGGGGATTCCCTACGCGATCTCCGCTGTGGTGTTCCGGTGGATAGAGCACCCGCAGTTCGGCTACCTCAACGCGATCTTGCTAAAACTCGGCATCATCGAACAGGGTATCGGTATCCTCGGAAACCCGAGTCTGGCGTGGCTCGGCGTCGTCGTGGCTGATATCTGGATCGGAACGCCGTTCATGGCGATTATCTTCCTTGCAGGGTTGCAATCGATACCACAGGAACTGTACGAGGCAGCCGCCATCGACGGTGCCGAGAAGTGGCACCAGTTTCGGTACATCACGCTCCCACAGCTCAAAAGCGTCGTCCTGATCGCCACGCTGCTGTCGACGATCTGGACGTTCGTCAGCTTCGACGTCATCTGGACAATGACCGGCGGCGGACCGATCAGTTCGACGGCAACGCTCGTCATTCACATCTATCAGGTGGGGCTCCAGAACGGGAACCTCGGGCGCGGAGCCGCCTACAGTGTCATCGGGTTCCTGTTCCTGTTCGGCTTCGCAATCATCTACCTGCGCATCTACACGCGCGGCGGTGACGAGCTATGA
- a CDS encoding ABC transporter substrate-binding protein: MQPDNNDRSVEDSIDRRRLLQALGAGGAIAIAGCSGDGGSGSDGGDGDSESGGGGSDGSTQSVQFLTMGVGDNIKQFFEENNAAFEDEHGVDVEFTSVTWDNARQTVNNRVDGGEAPDVSRWPARWIPQLVGKDALEPLDDMMDGGFGEQFYDGVAEGTMYNGSHYGVPWAASNKCLYYNKDVFETAGLDPEDPSLDSWQDMLDAATQIRDSDASVPALGLAGADAIETGSQYYHYHWSHGADLVNDEGMPVVNSSGAVDALSLYTDLHLEHNVTQSSPLSSTRQDIRQLFENGDLGMVIGHVYTGLNITAAKENGDVDFDYGIVQVPRGPEGRYSLFTIDTLAILSQSEHKDLARDLIRFYFDEERRFQYSKQKGFLPVVEAVGERSYFSESKNWGPFVEAGQYARARPKLGNFSEFNDRMVQAIQEALADRKSPQKALNDAQSDLKDAME; this comes from the coding sequence ATGCAGCCCGATAACAACGACAGGTCTGTCGAGGATAGTATCGACCGCCGACGGCTTCTCCAGGCGCTTGGCGCAGGCGGCGCCATCGCCATCGCCGGGTGCAGCGGCGACGGTGGGAGCGGCAGTGACGGGGGTGACGGCGACAGTGAGAGCGGCGGTGGCGGCAGCGACGGCAGTACGCAGAGCGTGCAGTTCCTCACGATGGGCGTCGGGGACAACATCAAGCAGTTCTTCGAGGAGAACAACGCGGCCTTCGAGGACGAACACGGCGTCGACGTAGAGTTCACCAGCGTTACGTGGGACAACGCACGGCAAACCGTGAACAACCGTGTCGACGGCGGCGAAGCGCCCGACGTCAGTCGGTGGCCGGCACGCTGGATCCCCCAGCTGGTGGGCAAAGACGCACTCGAACCGCTTGATGACATGATGGACGGGGGGTTCGGCGAGCAGTTCTACGACGGCGTGGCCGAGGGAACGATGTACAACGGCTCCCACTACGGCGTGCCGTGGGCCGCCTCGAACAAGTGCCTCTACTACAACAAAGATGTCTTCGAGACGGCGGGGCTCGACCCGGAAGACCCGTCGCTCGATTCGTGGCAAGATATGCTGGATGCCGCAACGCAGATCCGTGACAGTGATGCGAGCGTCCCAGCACTGGGCCTTGCAGGGGCCGACGCAATCGAAACCGGGTCGCAGTACTACCACTACCACTGGTCACACGGCGCAGACCTCGTCAACGACGAAGGAATGCCAGTCGTGAACTCCAGTGGCGCTGTTGATGCCCTCTCGTTGTACACCGACCTTCATCTCGAACACAATGTCACGCAGTCATCGCCACTCTCCTCAACTCGGCAGGACATCCGACAGCTGTTCGAGAACGGTGACCTCGGGATGGTCATCGGGCACGTGTACACGGGACTCAACATCACCGCCGCGAAGGAAAACGGTGATGTCGACTTCGATTACGGTATCGTGCAGGTACCGCGTGGCCCTGAAGGTCGGTACAGCCTCTTCACTATCGACACGCTCGCCATCCTGAGTCAGAGTGAACACAAGGACCTCGCCCGGGACCTGATTCGGTTCTACTTCGACGAGGAGCGACGGTTCCAGTACTCGAAGCAAAAAGGGTTCCTCCCCGTCGTCGAAGCCGTCGGGGAGCGCTCGTACTTCTCGGAGTCGAAGAACTGGGGACCGTTCGTCGAGGCGGGGCAGTACGCCCGCGCCCGACCGAAGCTCGGTAACTTCAGCGAGTTCAACGACCGGATGGTCCAAGCCATTCAGGAAGCACTGGCGGACCGGAAGTCACCGCAGAAAGCGCTCAACGATGCACAGAGTGATCTCAAAGATGCCATGGAGTGA
- a CDS encoding creatininase family protein: MLYDTIGRKESEWAGMTAGQIRNVGEQPGSVLVIPVGSVEQHGNHLPVVTDTLLVEAMVDTAIERLDGVPVVVTPPVWSGFSPHHLSFGGTLSLEFAHLRATLEDIAHAGIQNGFDAMLFVNGHGGNSSLIDAVVSTVGVDTDAEVLGTTYFHLASDRIEELRTTETGGMAHGGEFETSLMLALRPDLVGDPAVRDGEPMDEHYGWGGQDLLDGGNVSVYRSFDEYSSSGAIGTPKQASAETGERIRSVIGDELAALMVAIHENNA; encoded by the coding sequence ATGTTGTACGATACTATCGGTCGGAAAGAGAGCGAGTGGGCTGGGATGACTGCGGGTCAGATCCGAAATGTTGGCGAACAGCCGGGCTCAGTTCTCGTTATTCCCGTCGGAAGCGTCGAACAGCACGGGAACCACCTCCCGGTCGTCACCGACACACTCCTCGTCGAGGCGATGGTCGACACTGCTATCGAGCGCCTAGATGGCGTTCCTGTCGTCGTGACACCGCCGGTCTGGAGTGGGTTCTCGCCACACCATCTGTCGTTCGGTGGGACCCTCTCACTCGAGTTCGCGCACTTGCGAGCGACACTTGAGGATATCGCACACGCTGGCATCCAGAACGGATTCGACGCGATGCTGTTCGTCAACGGCCACGGCGGGAACAGTTCACTCATCGACGCCGTCGTGAGTACTGTGGGCGTCGACACTGATGCGGAAGTACTCGGGACGACGTACTTCCATCTGGCGTCGGATAGAATCGAGGAGCTCCGGACCACCGAGACAGGGGGGATGGCTCACGGCGGTGAGTTCGAGACGTCCCTCATGCTTGCGCTCCGACCAGACCTCGTGGGTGACCCGGCGGTCCGCGACGGTGAACCGATGGACGAACACTACGGCTGGGGCGGGCAAGACTTGCTTGACGGGGGCAACGTCTCTGTCTACCGCTCGTTCGACGAGTATTCCTCATCCGGAGCTATCGGGACGCCGAAGCAGGCGAGCGCGGAGACAGGCGAACGAATCCGCTCGGTCATCGGCGACGAACTCGCGGCCCTCATGGTTGCGATTCACGAGAACAATGCCTGA
- a CDS encoding ABC transporter ATP-binding protein yields MSEVTLSNVSKVYDDDVLAVEDLSLAVEDGEFVVVVGPSGCGKSTTLRMIAGLETVTDGEIAIGGSVVNDVRPQDRNIAMVFQSYALYPHMTVRDNMSFGLRLSGEYDDQIEQRVTEAAELLEIADLMDDLPKQLSGGQQQRVALGRAIVRDPDVFLMDEPLSNLDAKLRTQMRTEIQRIQEELDVTTIYVTHDQTEAMTMADRIVILNQGELQQVAPPERCYDEPNNKFVAGFIGSPSMNFFEASVTNSGGHATFHSSNIEFTLNVDIPDGEYTLGVRPEDFVAEDAGEYINTVVDVVEPMGSDNFLYLETAGGSKEVVARVSSEYRPERGDKIALGFHTEDMHLFGPDGERVELNQLQRTESV; encoded by the coding sequence ATGAGCGAAGTTACACTATCAAACGTCAGCAAGGTATACGACGACGATGTCCTTGCAGTTGAGGACCTTTCTCTGGCCGTCGAGGACGGTGAGTTTGTCGTCGTTGTCGGCCCATCCGGATGTGGGAAATCGACCACACTTCGGATGATTGCTGGGCTCGAAACAGTCACCGACGGTGAGATTGCTATCGGGGGGAGCGTAGTCAACGACGTTCGTCCACAGGACCGGAACATTGCGATGGTGTTCCAGAGCTACGCACTGTACCCGCATATGACCGTGCGCGATAACATGTCCTTCGGGCTCCGACTGTCAGGCGAGTACGATGATCAAATCGAACAGCGCGTGACTGAGGCCGCCGAACTGCTGGAGATTGCGGACCTCATGGACGACCTGCCGAAGCAACTCTCGGGTGGCCAGCAACAGCGTGTCGCACTTGGGCGGGCTATTGTCCGCGACCCGGACGTGTTTCTGATGGACGAACCGCTGTCGAATCTCGACGCGAAGCTTCGGACACAGATGCGCACGGAGATCCAGCGGATCCAAGAAGAGTTGGACGTGACGACGATTTACGTCACGCACGATCAGACGGAAGCGATGACGATGGCCGACCGGATCGTGATTCTCAATCAGGGTGAACTCCAGCAGGTCGCGCCACCGGAACGCTGCTACGATGAGCCCAACAACAAATTTGTCGCGGGGTTCATCGGGTCACCATCGATGAACTTCTTCGAAGCGAGTGTAACCAATAGCGGCGGGCACGCGACGTTCCACTCGTCAAATATTGAGTTTACGCTCAACGTCGACATTCCGGACGGGGAGTACACGCTGGGCGTCCGCCCGGAAGATTTCGTCGCCGAGGACGCCGGCGAGTACATCAATACAGTTGTCGATGTCGTAGAACCAATGGGGTCTGACAACTTCCTCTATCTGGAGACTGCAGGCGGGTCGAAAGAAGTCGTTGCCCGGGTCAGTAGCGAATACCGCCCAGAACGGGGCGACAAAATCGCGCTCGGGTTTCATACAGAGGATATGCATCTGTTCGGTCCAGATGGCGAGCGTGTGGAACTGAATCAGTTGCAGCGGACAGAGTCGGTGTAA
- a CDS encoding IclR family transcriptional regulator codes for MPSQNNKTISAVETTLDILAALGKVEPVGLSELASHLDIPTSTVFIHLNTLVQRDYVVKDAGQYRRSFRFLELGGSVRQRLDIGRLLRNKVEELSRETGEIAGAGIEENGQRVILYRSSGGKAAGDEIPIGNHTEMHWTSLGKVILAHLPVEKRNEIVADHGLPKGTDNTLSSRSALEAALERIRDQGYAIDDEEHLRGVRGVAVPIFNDEQEVMVSLGITGPRDRFTSRYMANLLEILRYTKNEIEVRSQYYEYSTIDG; via the coding sequence ATGCCCTCACAGAACAACAAAACGATCAGCGCGGTCGAGACAACGCTGGACATTCTCGCTGCCCTCGGAAAAGTTGAACCAGTCGGTCTTTCCGAGCTTGCGTCTCATCTTGATATCCCCACAAGTACTGTCTTTATCCACCTCAACACACTTGTCCAGCGGGACTACGTTGTCAAGGATGCCGGGCAGTATCGTCGATCGTTCCGCTTTCTTGAGCTCGGTGGCAGCGTTCGGCAAAGACTGGACATCGGCCGACTGCTTCGCAATAAGGTTGAAGAACTCAGCAGAGAAACTGGCGAGATTGCTGGTGCCGGCATCGAGGAGAACGGCCAGCGGGTCATTCTCTACAGGAGCTCAGGCGGAAAGGCTGCAGGCGACGAAATTCCCATTGGGAATCACACAGAGATGCACTGGACATCGCTGGGCAAAGTAATTCTGGCGCACCTTCCGGTGGAAAAACGAAACGAAATCGTTGCCGACCATGGGCTTCCGAAAGGGACTGATAACACGTTGTCATCCCGGTCTGCTCTCGAAGCGGCGCTTGAACGAATTCGCGACCAGGGCTATGCGATAGACGACGAGGAGCATCTCAGAGGTGTTCGAGGTGTCGCTGTTCCGATATTCAACGACGAACAGGAAGTCATGGTGTCTCTTGGTATTACTGGGCCCAGAGATCGATTCACCTCCAGATACATGGCAAATCTGCTTGAGATACTTCGATATACGAAAAACGAAATCGAAGTTCGAAGTCAGTACTACGAATACAGTACGATAGACGGATAG
- a CDS encoding IclR family transcriptional regulator, producing the protein MSVNTTELSIEIIDIVSDRDGARLRDIVEEVDVAKSTAHKHLTTLRDSGFLVKRGEIYQVGLRFLNYGEQARSRWPGYPHIEEAIAALTERTEEECDFVAPDRGRVITIAESYHKWAKFEGTTTDGPSKEYRARTGSYYHMHATASGLAVLSTYSKSRVEDVIERWGLPARTDHTITSREELHAELEQIRERGYAVDDQGYTDGMRSIGKAVHGPEGDVIGALSVSGPTYRVDGMVLEQEVPNALRDVVDELEERLRTTN; encoded by the coding sequence ATGTCTGTGAATACCACGGAACTATCGATCGAGATTATTGATATCGTCTCCGACCGTGACGGTGCACGGCTTCGGGATATCGTTGAAGAGGTAGACGTGGCCAAGAGTACTGCACATAAGCACCTCACCACGCTCCGCGACAGCGGCTTTCTGGTCAAACGCGGCGAAATCTATCAGGTCGGGTTGCGGTTCTTGAATTACGGTGAACAGGCACGAAGCCGATGGCCCGGCTATCCGCATATCGAGGAAGCAATCGCAGCCCTCACCGAACGGACAGAGGAAGAGTGTGACTTCGTGGCTCCGGACCGTGGCAGGGTTATCACAATCGCCGAATCGTACCACAAGTGGGCAAAGTTCGAGGGGACGACCACTGACGGACCATCGAAGGAGTACCGGGCCAGAACGGGGTCATATTATCACATGCACGCGACCGCGTCTGGGCTGGCAGTGTTGTCCACCTATTCCAAGTCCCGGGTCGAAGACGTTATCGAGCGGTGGGGGCTCCCTGCACGGACTGACCACACGATCACGTCGCGGGAAGAGTTGCACGCCGAACTGGAGCAGATTCGAGAACGCGGCTACGCTGTCGACGATCAGGGGTACACTGACGGGATGCGAAGCATTGGGAAAGCCGTTCACGGGCCGGAGGGGGACGTGATTGGCGCGCTCAGTGTCTCGGGCCCGACCTATCGGGTCGATGGGATGGTTCTCGAACAGGAAGTTCCGAATGCACTCAGGGATGTCGTTGACGAACTTGAAGAGCGTCTCCGAACGACGAACTAA
- a CDS encoding ABC transporter substrate-binding protein, giving the protein MCGNNEHTESEPIRQSGTSRRRFLTAAGAGTAGVFAGCASLASDDGDGGTGGESGGASTGDSSSGQDFSGETLRVMVWSGNYADRFEETIKPMYEERTGGRLQVNRGWNEILAKIRSAPEDQPPFDVTITEGYFYLLGRNDDLFLPVREENVPNLDGVIDYYTDFRTTEFGVPVDGAPTTLIYRNDIDFEPTTWADLAAPEAANGNGIGIDKGFWWFPQHDAAVAMDAKELAGEVYDEDLSMDVFDYMEEQWNIQGWASSGEDIWQLFENGIIDHAQWYYEQTAYDIDDYPNLSHTAPDRNSGFVNHWCPVRGTDKRRMAEDFLNFLLDAETQTRWSENSPTLFTNTDMEYATEKLNEDLPNNSDEAALVAWPEFDYINSNFDSFNQRISEMEASSN; this is encoded by the coding sequence ATGTGTGGCAATAACGAGCATACCGAGAGCGAACCGATCCGACAGTCTGGGACCAGCCGTCGACGGTTCTTGACCGCCGCCGGAGCTGGAACCGCCGGTGTGTTTGCTGGATGCGCTTCGTTGGCCAGCGATGACGGCGACGGTGGGACCGGTGGTGAAAGTGGCGGTGCCAGCACGGGCGACAGTAGTAGTGGCCAGGATTTCAGCGGTGAGACACTGCGCGTAATGGTCTGGAGCGGGAACTACGCTGACCGCTTCGAAGAAACGATAAAACCGATGTACGAAGAGCGGACTGGTGGTCGATTACAGGTCAACCGCGGCTGGAACGAGATCCTGGCAAAAATCAGATCAGCACCGGAGGATCAGCCACCGTTTGATGTCACCATCACGGAGGGGTATTTTTACCTCCTTGGTCGCAACGATGACCTGTTCTTGCCGGTACGAGAGGAGAACGTGCCGAATCTGGATGGCGTCATTGACTATTACACTGATTTCCGAACCACGGAGTTCGGGGTCCCCGTCGACGGTGCGCCGACGACGCTCATCTATCGAAACGATATAGATTTCGAACCGACCACCTGGGCCGACCTTGCCGCCCCAGAAGCCGCCAACGGGAATGGAATCGGTATCGACAAAGGGTTCTGGTGGTTCCCACAGCATGACGCTGCTGTCGCGATGGATGCGAAGGAGCTTGCTGGGGAAGTGTACGATGAGGACCTCTCGATGGACGTGTTTGACTATATGGAGGAGCAGTGGAACATCCAGGGCTGGGCTTCTTCCGGGGAAGACATCTGGCAACTGTTCGAGAACGGCATTATCGACCACGCGCAGTGGTACTACGAACAGACCGCGTACGATATTGACGACTATCCTAACCTGAGCCACACCGCACCGGATAGAAACAGCGGTTTCGTCAACCACTGGTGTCCGGTCCGTGGCACTGACAAACGGCGGATGGCGGAGGATTTCTTGAATTTCCTGCTGGACGCCGAGACCCAGACACGGTGGTCGGAAAACAGTCCGACGCTGTTTACGAATACGGACATGGAATACGCGACTGAAAAACTCAACGAGGACCTCCCCAACAACAGTGACGAAGCAGCGCTCGTCGCCTGGCCGGAGTTCGATTACATCAACTCGAACTTTGACAGCTTCAACCAGCGGATCTCGGAGATGGAGGCGAGTTCGAACTAG
- a CDS encoding ABC transporter ATP-binding protein, with product MSEIELQNLSKSFGELDAVTDVSLSVRDGELLCLLGPSGCGKSTTMRMISGLETPSSGTVYIGDADVTDEPAYDRDTSMVFQNWALFPYKTVLENVAFGLKMRGMGKQQRRDRASEMLDRVHMDGYESHSPTDLSGGQKQRVALARSLAVDPDVLLLDEPLSNLDKRLREEMEIELKDIREEFQKTFVHVTHNQDEAFTLADRIGIMNDGRLVQVGEPNEVYRDPKNKFVEEFLGDTNFVSGTVSDSDGQYSYLVTEFDSEIRVPVTSKIQPEASLTVSLRPEFMQIAPLTDESTRASHQTRADGNGGGGGVSGTVESTIYRGSSIRHVVDIGGEQLFVEQSVTDQSAIDEGDTVELSWDIDDILLFRPDGTRVRDRQ from the coding sequence ATGTCGGAGATAGAACTACAGAACCTCTCGAAATCGTTCGGGGAGCTCGATGCGGTGACAGATGTCTCCCTATCCGTTCGGGACGGGGAACTGTTGTGCTTACTCGGTCCCAGTGGCTGTGGCAAGTCGACGACGATGCGAATGATCAGTGGGCTGGAGACACCGTCGTCCGGGACAGTCTACATCGGAGATGCGGACGTGACCGACGAACCGGCCTACGACAGGGACACCTCGATGGTGTTCCAGAACTGGGCGCTGTTCCCTTACAAGACCGTACTTGAGAACGTTGCGTTCGGTCTCAAGATGCGTGGCATGGGAAAACAGCAGCGGCGTGACCGCGCCAGCGAGATGCTGGACCGCGTTCACATGGATGGGTATGAAAGTCACAGTCCGACCGACCTCTCGGGTGGCCAGAAACAGCGTGTCGCGCTGGCACGGTCGCTGGCAGTGGACCCTGACGTGCTACTGCTTGATGAACCCCTCTCGAACTTGGATAAGCGACTGCGTGAGGAGATGGAGATCGAGCTGAAAGATATTCGCGAAGAGTTTCAGAAAACGTTCGTTCACGTCACACACAATCAGGACGAAGCGTTCACCCTTGCTGATCGTATCGGCATAATGAACGATGGGCGACTGGTGCAGGTCGGAGAGCCGAATGAAGTGTATCGGGACCCGAAAAACAAGTTTGTCGAGGAATTCCTGGGTGATACAAACTTCGTCAGTGGTACTGTAAGCGACAGTGACGGCCAGTACAGCTATCTGGTGACGGAGTTCGACTCGGAGATCCGTGTACCGGTGACTTCGAAAATCCAGCCCGAAGCGTCCCTTACTGTCTCGCTCCGTCCCGAGTTCATGCAAATAGCTCCTCTCACCGATGAATCAACCCGGGCATCTCACCAGACCCGTGCCGACGGTAACGGCGGTGGTGGTGGTGTTTCCGGGACCGTAGAGAGTACTATTTATCGCGGCTCCAGCATCCGCCATGTCGTCGACATCGGCGGGGAGCAACTGTTCGTCGAACAGAGCGTTACTGACCAATCAGCAATTGATGAAGGAGATACGGTTGAGCTCAGCTGGGATATCGATGACATACTGCTGTTCCGTCCCGACGGCACGAGGGTGAGGGACCGACAATGA